A region from the Paludicola sp. MB14-C6 genome encodes:
- a CDS encoding polysaccharide biosynthesis protein: MFEGKTLLITGGTGSFGNAVLDRFLETNIKEIRIFSRDEKKQDDMRHEYNNDKIKYYIGNVRSLSSVKSAMYGVDYVFHAAALKQVPSCEFFPIEAVKTNVIGTDNVLTAAIEAGVKKVICLSTDKAAYPINAMGTSKAMMEKVFVAKSRTVDPKKTLICGTRYGNVMCSRGSVIPLFIDQIKAGKPLTITEPKMTRFIMSLEEAVELVLFAFKNAQSGDIMVQKAPACTIEVLAQAVKELFHADNEIKVIGIRHGEKMYETLLTNEECAKAVDRGNFYQVSADKRDLNYDKYVSEGNSNRNGLTEFNSDNTQRLSVEEVKEKLLTLQYIRDEIAAWEAEKSSM; encoded by the coding sequence ATGTTTGAAGGAAAAACACTTTTAATCACCGGAGGTACCGGCTCTTTTGGAAACGCAGTATTGGATCGATTTTTAGAAACCAATATTAAAGAAATTCGTATTTTTTCAAGAGACGAAAAGAAACAAGATGATATGCGTCATGAATATAATAATGATAAAATCAAGTATTATATTGGAAATGTGAGAAGTTTATCTAGTGTAAAAAGCGCTATGTATGGAGTTGATTATGTTTTTCATGCTGCGGCATTAAAACAAGTTCCATCCTGTGAATTTTTTCCTATCGAAGCTGTAAAAACAAATGTTATTGGTACTGATAATGTTTTAACAGCTGCAATAGAAGCAGGAGTGAAAAAAGTAATCTGTTTATCAACAGATAAAGCAGCTTATCCAATAAATGCTATGGGAACATCTAAAGCAATGATGGAAAAGGTTTTTGTAGCAAAGTCAAGAACAGTAGACCCTAAAAAAACATTAATCTGCGGAACGAGATACGGAAACGTAATGTGTTCTCGTGGTTCTGTAATTCCATTATTTATTGATCAAATAAAAGCAGGTAAGCCATTAACAATAACAGAGCCTAAAATGACACGCTTTATCATGAGCTTAGAAGAAGCTGTTGAATTAGTGCTATTCGCATTTAAAAATGCTCAATCCGGAGATATCATGGTACAAAAAGCACCAGCTTGTACAATAGAAGTATTAGCCCAAGCTGTAAAAGAATTGTTTCATGCTGATAATGAGATCAAAGTAATCGGTATTCGTCATGGCGAAAAAATGTATGAAACACTACTGACAAATGAAGAATGTGCAAAAGCTGTTGATAGAGGCAATTTCTATCAAGTATCAGCGGATAAGCGCGATTTAAACTATGATAAATATGTAAGCGAGGGCAATAGCAACCGCAATGGTCTAACAGAATTTAATTCAGATAATACACAGAGGTTATCTGTTGAAGAAGTAAAAGAAAAATTGTTAACTCTACAATATATACGTGATGAAATTGCTGCATGGGAAGCAGAAAAATCCAGTATGTAG
- a CDS encoding NAD-dependent epimerase/dehydratase family protein, protein MKILVTGSKGFVGKNLITELKNRGYTDIFEYDMDTNKALLEHYAKECNFVFHLAGVNRPENETEYMKGNFGFTTELLNLLTKNNNSAPILVTSSIQAQLDNAYGRSKKAGEDCIFSYSKETKSKVYVYRLPNVFGKWCRPNYNSAIATFCNNVANGLPITVNDPNVIMNLVYIDDVVAEFISAMEGHANLLDQFCAVPVTYKAKLGYIADTIRSFSEYKTNLYIPNVGNELEKKLYSTYLSYLPTDQFSYPLKMNVDERGSFTEIIRTPDRGQFSVNISKPGITKGNHWHHTKNEKFVVVKGKGLIQFRKIGTDEVLDYHVTGEKIEVIDIPTGYTHNIINEGETDMVTFMWANEAFNPDKPDTYFEKV, encoded by the coding sequence ATGAAGATATTAGTTACAGGATCAAAAGGCTTTGTAGGTAAAAATTTAATCACAGAGCTTAAAAACAGAGGATATACAGATATTTTTGAATATGATATGGATACAAATAAGGCACTCTTAGAGCATTATGCAAAAGAGTGCAATTTTGTGTTCCATCTAGCAGGTGTAAATCGTCCTGAAAATGAAACAGAATATATGAAAGGTAATTTTGGTTTTACAACTGAGTTACTCAATTTATTGACGAAAAATAATAATTCTGCTCCTATATTAGTTACATCGTCTATTCAAGCGCAACTAGATAACGCATACGGACGTTCTAAAAAAGCAGGCGAAGATTGTATTTTTTCTTATTCTAAAGAGACAAAGTCAAAAGTATATGTTTATCGCTTACCCAATGTCTTTGGTAAATGGTGTAGGCCGAATTATAATAGTGCGATTGCGACTTTTTGTAACAATGTTGCAAATGGATTGCCGATTACTGTTAATGATCCGAATGTAATTATGAACTTAGTTTATATTGATGACGTAGTTGCAGAATTTATCAGCGCTATGGAAGGTCATGCAAATTTACTGGATCAATTCTGCGCTGTACCGGTTACATATAAAGCAAAGCTTGGTTATATAGCAGATACAATTCGCTCTTTTAGCGAGTATAAAACAAATCTTTATATTCCAAATGTGGGAAATGAGCTTGAGAAGAAGTTGTATAGTACTTATTTAAGCTATCTTCCAACCGATCAATTCAGCTATCCTTTAAAAATGAATGTTGACGAGAGAGGCTCTTTTACTGAGATTATTCGTACTCCTGACAGAGGACAATTTTCTGTTAATATTTCTAAACCTGGCATTACAAAAGGGAATCATTGGCACCACACCAAGAATGAAAAATTTGTTGTAGTAAAAGGAAAAGGACTCATTCAATTTAGAAAAATTGGAACAGATGAAGTTTTAGACTACCACGTAACAGGCGAAAAAATAGAGGTTATTGATATACCAACAGGATATACTCATAACATAATTAACGAAGGTGAAACTGATATGGTTACCTTTA